One stretch of Castor canadensis chromosome 12, mCasCan1.hap1v2, whole genome shotgun sequence DNA includes these proteins:
- the Dnttip2 gene encoding deoxynucleotidyltransferase terminal-interacting protein 2 — MVVTRSARYRAGVPVPSATSTWQKKSAAEEIQAHPKGRTESGYDGQSLGEPQTEKQSSAPRIPKTRRRKGRTADSLAEVIELSDGDASEAESGCSSMSEVQEPMVRITRRRQIIIAPTPGSTCRKRKKITPINESLTEEVVSEGESHASGISRIVASTENSSKSQRDPSQESHAQAVSDVESSCSDISSSGIAPERTAESMQRKLQVQREKKDTKTIAGNEKQIVGNSVTSEDSDTRHTLQLTAGSFSQKNKPNFYNSEIYNDFDDSSHRNSENVLSVQNDQHFNITEEKQASVASFKETRKQNSKSLSEDVGITEEEKKINEEGSQVKSLSEFQDTSHQQSVSQKHSVSPVNKTTSKFSNLNCEAIMKSLAQTFAVVKVDRWNEDRKGTVKTSDLTKISDHDDSKDEEPTSVGVGGDENSEKSSDHECDTKLCMSELNTSQDIGDSVLLVLSSDESQQSENSEIEEEDTVCFAESSDPKESLSGASEHGSCDNALFVIDTTPGLSADKNFYLGEEDKTSEEKKEEEEEEEEDESSEEEPLDSDKSKDDEFSDEEDLLSNTKSKLLKLTSSSIDPGLNIKQLGGLYINFNADRLQSKRTLTQIKEKKKNELLQKAVITPDFEKNDCVPPYSESKHQLQKKRRKEREQTAGNGWFGMKAPELTDELKNDLKALKMRASMDPKRFYKKNDRDGFPKYFQIGTIVDNPADFYHSRVPKKQRKRTIVEELLADSEFRRYNRRKYSEIMAEKAANAAGKKFRKKKKFRN; from the exons ATGGTGGTCACCAGGTCGGCCCGCTATCGGGCCGGTGTCCCAGTCCCGTCGGCTACAAGCACCTGGCAGAAG AAGTCTGCTGCTGAAGAGATTCAGGCACATCCAAAAGGCAGGACCGAATCTGGATATGATGGCCAGAGTCTTGGTGAACCACAGACGGAGAAACAAAGTTCAGCCCCCAGAATTCCCAAAACCAGAAGGAGGAAGGGCAGAACCGCAGACTCCCTGGCAGAGGTCATTGAACTCTCCGATGGAGATGCCTCTGAAGCAGAGTCAGGTTGCTCTTCCATGTCTGAGGTCCAGGAGCCCATGGTGAGAATAACTAGGAGAAGGCAGATCATCATCGCTCCCACCCCGGGGTCCACttgcaggaagaggaagaaaataactcCAATAAATGAGTCTCTTACTGAAGAAGTTGTCTCTGAAGGAGAATCTCATGCCTCAGGTATTTCTAGGATTGTGGCTTCCACAGAAAACAGCTCTAAATCTCAACGAGATCCAAGCCAAGAATCACATGCACAAGCTGTCTCAGACGTTGAGTCATCATGCTCAGACATTTCATCCTCTGGAATTGCACCAGAGAGAACAGCCGAAAGTATGCAGAGGAAGTTACAGGtacagagggagaagaaagatacAAAGACTATAGcaggaaatgaaaagcaaattgtGGGCAATTCTGTGACTTCAGAGGATTCAGATACCAGGCACACCCTTCAGTTAACAGCAGGATCATTTTCTCAGAAGAATAAGCCAAATTTCTATAATAGTGAAATTTATAATGACTTTGATGACTCCTCCCACAGAAATTCAGAAAATGTACTATCAGTGCAAAACGACCAACATTTTAATATAACAGAGGAAAAACAGGCCAGTGTTGCATCttttaaagaaacaagaaagcagaATTCTAAGAGTTTGAGTGAAGATGTTGGAAtaacagaggaggaaaaaaaaattaatgaggaaGGTTCTCAAGTGAAGAGCCTTTCTGAATTTCAGGACACTAGCCATCAGCAGTCAGTGTCTCAGAAGCACTCGGTCTCCCCAGTTAACAAAACCACATCAAAGTTCTCAAATCTGAACTGTGAGGCTATAATGAAATCATTAGCTCAAACATTTGCAGTTGTTAAAGTGGACAGGTGGAATGAAGACAGAAAGGGCACTGTAAAAACAAGTGACTTGACAAAGATCAGTGACCATGATGATAGTAAGGATGAAGAGCCCACAAGTGTCGGTGTTGGTGGAGACGAGAACAGTGAAAAGAGCTCGGATCATGAGTGTGACACCAAACTCTGCATGTCTGAGCTAAATACATCTCAGGATATAGGTGATTCGGTCTTACTAGTCCTCAGCAGTGATGAAAGCCAGCAGTCTGAAAACAGTGAGATTGAAGAGGAGGACACCGTGTGCTTTGCTGAAAGTAGTGACCCAAAGGAGTCATTAAGTGGAGCCTCGGAACATGGGTCTTGTGACAATGCCTTGTTTGTAATTGACACAACTCCTGGATTGAGTGCTGATAAAAACTTCTACTTGGGAGAGGAAGACAAGACaagtgaggaaaaaaaggaagaggaagaggaggaggaagaggatgaaagCAGTGAAGAAGAACCATTGGACTCTGACAAAAGTAAAGATGATGAATTTAGTGATGAGGAGGACTTACTAAGTAACACAAAGTCTAAGCT TCTGAAGTTGACAAGTTCCAGCATAGACCCTGGTCTGAATATCAAGCAGTTGGGTGGTTTGTACATTAATTTCAATGCAGATAGACTGCAATCTAAGAGAACCCTAACACagatcaaggagaaaaagaagaatgag cttCTGCAAAAAGCCGTTATTACAcctgattttgaaaagaatgattGTGTGCCGCCATACAGTGAATCAAAGCATCAGCTTCAGAAAAAGCGCAGG AAAGAGCGAGAGCAAACAGCAGGCAATGGCTGGTTTGGTATGAAAGCTCCAGAATTGACAGATGAACTGAAAAATGACCTCAAAGCACTGAAGATGAGAGCAAGCATGGACCCAAAAAggttttataagaaaaatgataGAGATGGCTTCCCTAAGTACTTCCAG ATTGGAACCATCGTTGACAATCCAGCTGACTTCTACCACTCACGAGTTCCCAAGAAGCAAAGGAAGAGAACCATTGTGGAAGAGCTGCTGGCCGACTCTGAGTTCAGAAG ATATAACCGAAGGAAGTACTCAGAGATCATGGCTGAGAAAGCAGCAAATGCCGCAGGGAAGAAGTTccgaaagaagaaaaaattccgCAATTAA